A genomic segment from Malus domestica chromosome 05, GDT2T_hap1 encodes:
- the LOC108173980 gene encoding nuclear intron maturase 1, mitochondrial: MSVRTSIKHLECHRSPILKTLTRSLSWSLSTRPQSPKSPPSKLDQQDPYSLLKQDPIEICSSLWVKAFSSPPTIAFPNLTGFLSKFDLWVLAYQRSCAHVTGTFPPRSAIHSHVLHDLLSLRNSVVRGSFSWNKKTQQYIRSPNDKPSKEIVSKRKLQAMLESDEPCFQDRVVQEVLLMILEPVFEARFSPKSHAFRPGRNAHTVIRTIRSNFAGYLWFLKGDISEIFDNVDRNCVMGCLEQAVRDRKILGLIQSAVRAPNRKQSDGDGEWPKNKKKKKAAKKKKKILNDKEPKPDPYWLRTFFNFAPEEAAKVPSYGHCGILSPLLANVCLNELDQVMEDKVVEFFKPSSLDSIWKNSINDGCHNPSWPEFVPSSGNEKTRKMDYIRYGGHFLIGIRGPREDAVDIRKQIIEFCERRLGIRLDNSKVEIEHITRGIQFLDHIISRRVIHPTLRYTASGGNVVSQKGVGTLLSVTASLQQCIRQFRRLEFVKGDKDPEPLPCTPMLYSGQAHTNSQMNKLLETMADWYKYADNRKKVVGFCAYVIRSSLAKLYAARYRLKSRAKVYGIASRDLSRPLRESSNNSAPEYSDLLRVGLVDAIEGVRFSHMSLIPSCDYSPFPRNWVPDHERLLRDYIRLEDPKFFCALHRSIKRDGLILPQDEISEILWDFKTVGVRNYKLREERETRKDCVEVPGT; this comes from the coding sequence ATGTCAGTGAGAACTTCCATCAAACACCTGGAGTGCCACCGCTCCCCAATCCTCAAAACTCTCACTCGCTCTCTCTCATGGTCGCTCTCCACCCGGCCGCAGTCGCCAAAGTCGCCGCCTTCAAAGCTAGATCAGCAAGATCCCTACTCGCTCCTCAAGCAAGACCCAATCGAAATCTGCTCTTCTCTGTGGGTCAAGGCCTTCTCTTCCCCGCCCACCATCGCCTTCCCCAACCTCACTGGCTTCCTCTCCAAATTCGACCTCTGGGTATTGGCCTACCAGCGTTCCTGCGCCCACGTGACCGGCACGTTCCCGCCCCGCAGCGCTATCCACTCCCACGTCCTCCATGACCTCCTCTCCCTTCGAAACTCCGTCGTTCGGGGGAGTTTCTCCTGGAACAAGAAGACCCAGCAGTATATCCGAAGCCCCAATGACAAACCCAGCAAAGAGATCGTATCCAAGCGTAAGCTCCAGGCTATGCTCGAGTCTGACGAGCCCTGCTTCCAAGACCGGGTCGTTCAGGAGGTCCTTTTGATGATACTGGAGCCTGTTTTCGAGGCCCGGTTTTCGCCAAAGTCCCACGCTTTTCGACCCGGAAGGAATGCCCACACGGTTATTCGGACCATCCGGAGCAACTTCGCCGGGTACTTGTGGTTTCTGAAAGGAGATATCAGTGAGATTTTTGACAATGTGGATAGGAATTGTGTAATGGGTTGCTTAGAGCAGGCCGTGAGAGACAGGAAAATACTGGGTTTGATCCAATCGGCTGTCCGAGCACCGAATCGAAAACAGAGTGATGGTGATGGCGAATGGCCgaagaacaaaaagaagaagaaagcggctaagaagaagaagaagattttgAACGACAAGGAGCCGAAGCCAGACCCGTATTGGTTGAGGACGTTCTTCAACTTTGCACCTGAAGAAGCTGCTAAGGTACCTTCTTATGGACATTGTGGAATTTTGAGTCCTTTACTTGCTAATGTTTGTCTTAATGAATTGGATCAAGTTATGGAGGATAAGGTAGTTGAGTTTTTTAAGCCATCTAGTCTCGATTCTATATGGAAAAACTCGATAAATGATGGTTGTCATAACCCGTCTTGGCCAGAGTTTGTTCCTTCTAGTGGGAATGAGAAAACTAGAAAAATGGATTATATTCGATATGGGGGTCATTTCTTGATTGGTATTCGAGGGCCTAGAGAGGATGCGGTGGATATTCGTAAGCAAATAATTGAGTTCTGTGAGAGAAGACTTGGGATAAGGTTGGATAActccaaggtggagattgaacaCATAACTAGGGGAATTCAGTTCTTAGACCATATAATTTCCCGAAGGGTTATACACCCCACGCTTAGGTACACAGCCTCTGGAGGCAATGTTGTGAGCCAAAAAGGGGTGGGGACTCTCCTTTCGGTTACTGCTAGCTTACAACAATGTATTCGCCAATTCAGGCGGCTTGAGTTTGTTAAGGGCGATAAAGATCCTGAGCCACTGCCCTGCACTCCAATGCTTTACTCTGGTCAAGCTCATACCAATTCCCAGATGAATAAGTTGTTAGAGACCATGGCTGATTGGTACAAGTATGCTGATAATCGCAAGAAAGTTGTTGGGTTTTGTGCCTATGTTATTCGTAGTTCTTTGGCTAAACTGTACGCTGCAAGATATAGACTAAAATCACGAGCCAAGGTGTATGGAATAGCTTCACGTGATCTCAGTCGTCCACTGAGGGAGAGCAGCAACAATTCTGCACCCGAATATTCTGATCTACTGAGGGTGGGACTTGTTGATGCAATCGAAGGTGTTCGGTTCTCACACATGTCTCTGATTCCATCTTGTGATTACTCTCCATTTCCTAGAAATTGGGTCCCGGATCATGAGCGGCTCTTACGTGACTATATCAGACTTGAAGACCCAAAATTCTTTTGTGCCTTGCATAGATCAATTAAACgagatggtttaattttgccTCAAGATGAGATATCTGAAATTCTGTGGGATTTCAAAACCGTTGGGGTTCGGAACTATAAGCTAAGGGAAGAAAGAGAAACAAGAAAAGATTGCGTTGAAGTGCCTGGCACATGA
- the LOC103434996 gene encoding alkaline ceramidase TOD1-like isoform X2 yields the protein MITRNTNQGEQTYGNFMGKARSTPLLFQSKLVCFSLLYLFTSLFLALYTSLSQTKCLFRSSPFDPIQAPLFSYPSTYGEHKYAIPTHRTSCSSPVYFSEYWMVLKEIQNLCKNSSWSPSVLRYLPGKAETFAGNLSTQARIPYFVHYNESTEIPCGFLKKFPISDSDRTAMENCEGVVVVSAIFNDHDKIRQPRGLGSETLDNVCFFLFIDDVTLKGLHYHRLIPRKSQNFKIGAWRVVKVLSKELYENPAMNGVIPKYLVHRLFPNSKFSIWIDAKLQLVVDPLLLIHSLVVSENADMAISKHPYHVHTMEEAMATARWQKWSDVDGLKRQMETYCENGLLPWTPSKLPYPSDVPDSALILRKHGLRSNLFSCLLFNELEAFNPRDQLAFAYVRDLMSPRLKINMFDVEVFEQIVVEYRHNIKREGGDSGSQMGSKAPKTKKTKRASPDLLYVNGSCCSKCQKYLLEMWGEES from the exons ATGATAACAAG GAATACAAATCAAGGCGAGCAAACTTATGGGAATTTTATGGGGAAAGCAAGGTCCACTCCTCTCCTCTTTCAATCAAAGTTGGTGTGTTTCTCTCTGCTCTACCTCTTCACCTCTCTGTTTCTAGCTCTCTACACCTCTCTCTCCCAAACCAAATGCCTCTTCAGATCTTCCCCCTTCGATCCGATTCAGGCCCCTCTCTTCTCCTACCCTTCCACCTACGGCGAGCACAAGTATGCAATCCCAACCCACCGCACCTCTTGCTCTTCTCCCGTCTATTTTTCAG AATATTGGATGGTCTTGAAGGAGATCCAGAACTTGTGTAAGAATTCTTCGTGGTCTCCGTCGGttttgaggtatttgccggGAAAGGCTGAGACATTTGCAGGAAATTTAAGTACCCAAGCGAGGATTCCCTATTTTGTTCATTACAATGAGAGCACTGAAATCCCTTGTGGATTCTTGAAGAAATTTCCGATTAGTGATTCTG ATAGAACGGCTATGGAAAACTGTGAAGGAGTTGTAGTGGTCTCGGCGATCTTCAATGACCATGATAAAATCCGACAACCCCGAGGCCTTGGATCGGAAACCCTAGACAATGTATGCTTTTTTCTGTTCATAGATGATGTAACCCTAAAAGGACTTCACTACCATAGATTGATTCCGagaaaatcccaaaattttaagaTTGGCGCGTGGCGGGTTGTGAAAGTTTTGAGCAAGGAATTGTATGAGAATCCTGCAATGAACGGTGTGATACCAAAATATTTAGTCCATAGGCTTTTCCCAAACTCGAAATTCAGCATTTGGATCGATGCGAAGCTGCAGTTAGTGGTCGATCCGTTGCTGTTGATTCATTCACTTGTGGTGTCTGAAAACGCAGACATGGCGATTTCGAAGCATCCTTACCATGTACATACTATGGAGGAGGCAATGGCGACGGCGAGGTGGCAGAAATGGAGTGATGTTGATGGATTGAAGAGGCAGATGGAGACTTATTGTGAGAATGGATTGCTTCCTTGGACCCCCAGCAAGCTGCCTTATCCCTCAG ATGTACCAGACAGTGCTCTAATCCTGAGGAAACATGGATTGAGGAGCAATCTATTCTCCTGCCTGTTGTTCAATGAGTTGGAGGCATTTAACCCTAGAGACCAGTTGGCTTTTGCCTACGTGAGAGACCTCATGAGCCCAAGGCTGAAGATTAACATGTTTGACGTCGAAGTGTTTGAGCAAATTGTTGTGGAATACAGGCACAACATCAAACGTGAAGGTGGGGACAGCGGAAGCCAAATGGGATCCAAAGCCCCCAAAACCAAAAAGACCAAAAGGGCAAGCCCGGATTTGTTGTATGTTAATGGCAGCTGCTGCAGCAAGTGCCAGAAGTATCTTTTGGAGATGTGGGGTGAGGAGAGTTGA
- the LOC103434996 gene encoding alkaline ceramidase TOD1-like isoform X3: MVENLFGNTNQGEQTYGNFMGKARSTPLLFQSKLVCFSLLYLFTSLFLALYTSLSQTKCLFRSSPFDPIQAPLFSYPSTYGEHKYAIPTHRTSCSSPVYFSEYWMVLKEIQNLCKNSSWSPSVLRYLPGKAETFAGNLSTQARIPYFVHYNESTEIPCGFLKKFPISDSDRTAMENCEGVVVVSAIFNDHDKIRQPRGLGSETLDNVCFFLFIDDVTLKGLHYHRLIPRKSQNFKIGAWRVVKVLSKELYENPAMNGVIPKYLVHRLFPNSKFSIWIDAKLQLVVDPLLLIHSLVVSENADMAISKHPYHVHTMEEAMATARWQKWSDVDGLKRQMETYCENGLLPWTPSKLPYPSEIERNCVIQCGPSKQLAVHGRVEEKLWCNRRMYLHLFISLVK, from the exons ATGGTGGAGAATTTGTTTGG GAATACAAATCAAGGCGAGCAAACTTATGGGAATTTTATGGGGAAAGCAAGGTCCACTCCTCTCCTCTTTCAATCAAAGTTGGTGTGTTTCTCTCTGCTCTACCTCTTCACCTCTCTGTTTCTAGCTCTCTACACCTCTCTCTCCCAAACCAAATGCCTCTTCAGATCTTCCCCCTTCGATCCGATTCAGGCCCCTCTCTTCTCCTACCCTTCCACCTACGGCGAGCACAAGTATGCAATCCCAACCCACCGCACCTCTTGCTCTTCTCCCGTCTATTTTTCAG AATATTGGATGGTCTTGAAGGAGATCCAGAACTTGTGTAAGAATTCTTCGTGGTCTCCGTCGGttttgaggtatttgccggGAAAGGCTGAGACATTTGCAGGAAATTTAAGTACCCAAGCGAGGATTCCCTATTTTGTTCATTACAATGAGAGCACTGAAATCCCTTGTGGATTCTTGAAGAAATTTCCGATTAGTGATTCTG ATAGAACGGCTATGGAAAACTGTGAAGGAGTTGTAGTGGTCTCGGCGATCTTCAATGACCATGATAAAATCCGACAACCCCGAGGCCTTGGATCGGAAACCCTAGACAATGTATGCTTTTTTCTGTTCATAGATGATGTAACCCTAAAAGGACTTCACTACCATAGATTGATTCCGagaaaatcccaaaattttaagaTTGGCGCGTGGCGGGTTGTGAAAGTTTTGAGCAAGGAATTGTATGAGAATCCTGCAATGAACGGTGTGATACCAAAATATTTAGTCCATAGGCTTTTCCCAAACTCGAAATTCAGCATTTGGATCGATGCGAAGCTGCAGTTAGTGGTCGATCCGTTGCTGTTGATTCATTCACTTGTGGTGTCTGAAAACGCAGACATGGCGATTTCGAAGCATCCTTACCATGTACATACTATGGAGGAGGCAATGGCGACGGCGAGGTGGCAGAAATGGAGTGATGTTGATGGATTGAAGAGGCAGATGGAGACTTATTGTGAGAATGGATTGCTTCCTTGGACCCCCAGCAAGCTGCCTTATCCCTCAG AAATAGAAAGAAACTGTGTGATCCAATGTGGTCCAAGCAAGCAACTTGCAGTCCATGGCAGGGTAGAAGAAAAACTTTGGTGTAACCGGAGAATGTATCTTCATCTCTTTATCTCACTCGTCAAGTAA
- the LOC103434996 gene encoding alkaline ceramidase TOD1-like isoform X1, producing MVENLFGNTNQGEQTYGNFMGKARSTPLLFQSKLVCFSLLYLFTSLFLALYTSLSQTKCLFRSSPFDPIQAPLFSYPSTYGEHKYAIPTHRTSCSSPVYFSEYWMVLKEIQNLCKNSSWSPSVLRYLPGKAETFAGNLSTQARIPYFVHYNESTEIPCGFLKKFPISDSDRTAMENCEGVVVVSAIFNDHDKIRQPRGLGSETLDNVCFFLFIDDVTLKGLHYHRLIPRKSQNFKIGAWRVVKVLSKELYENPAMNGVIPKYLVHRLFPNSKFSIWIDAKLQLVVDPLLLIHSLVVSENADMAISKHPYHVHTMEEAMATARWQKWSDVDGLKRQMETYCENGLLPWTPSKLPYPSDVPDSALILRKHGLRSNLFSCLLFNELEAFNPRDQLAFAYVRDLMSPRLKINMFDVEVFEQIVVEYRHNIKREGGDSGSQMGSKAPKTKKTKRASPDLLYVNGSCCSKCQKYLLEMWGEES from the exons ATGGTGGAGAATTTGTTTGG GAATACAAATCAAGGCGAGCAAACTTATGGGAATTTTATGGGGAAAGCAAGGTCCACTCCTCTCCTCTTTCAATCAAAGTTGGTGTGTTTCTCTCTGCTCTACCTCTTCACCTCTCTGTTTCTAGCTCTCTACACCTCTCTCTCCCAAACCAAATGCCTCTTCAGATCTTCCCCCTTCGATCCGATTCAGGCCCCTCTCTTCTCCTACCCTTCCACCTACGGCGAGCACAAGTATGCAATCCCAACCCACCGCACCTCTTGCTCTTCTCCCGTCTATTTTTCAG AATATTGGATGGTCTTGAAGGAGATCCAGAACTTGTGTAAGAATTCTTCGTGGTCTCCGTCGGttttgaggtatttgccggGAAAGGCTGAGACATTTGCAGGAAATTTAAGTACCCAAGCGAGGATTCCCTATTTTGTTCATTACAATGAGAGCACTGAAATCCCTTGTGGATTCTTGAAGAAATTTCCGATTAGTGATTCTG ATAGAACGGCTATGGAAAACTGTGAAGGAGTTGTAGTGGTCTCGGCGATCTTCAATGACCATGATAAAATCCGACAACCCCGAGGCCTTGGATCGGAAACCCTAGACAATGTATGCTTTTTTCTGTTCATAGATGATGTAACCCTAAAAGGACTTCACTACCATAGATTGATTCCGagaaaatcccaaaattttaagaTTGGCGCGTGGCGGGTTGTGAAAGTTTTGAGCAAGGAATTGTATGAGAATCCTGCAATGAACGGTGTGATACCAAAATATTTAGTCCATAGGCTTTTCCCAAACTCGAAATTCAGCATTTGGATCGATGCGAAGCTGCAGTTAGTGGTCGATCCGTTGCTGTTGATTCATTCACTTGTGGTGTCTGAAAACGCAGACATGGCGATTTCGAAGCATCCTTACCATGTACATACTATGGAGGAGGCAATGGCGACGGCGAGGTGGCAGAAATGGAGTGATGTTGATGGATTGAAGAGGCAGATGGAGACTTATTGTGAGAATGGATTGCTTCCTTGGACCCCCAGCAAGCTGCCTTATCCCTCAG ATGTACCAGACAGTGCTCTAATCCTGAGGAAACATGGATTGAGGAGCAATCTATTCTCCTGCCTGTTGTTCAATGAGTTGGAGGCATTTAACCCTAGAGACCAGTTGGCTTTTGCCTACGTGAGAGACCTCATGAGCCCAAGGCTGAAGATTAACATGTTTGACGTCGAAGTGTTTGAGCAAATTGTTGTGGAATACAGGCACAACATCAAACGTGAAGGTGGGGACAGCGGAAGCCAAATGGGATCCAAAGCCCCCAAAACCAAAAAGACCAAAAGGGCAAGCCCGGATTTGTTGTATGTTAATGGCAGCTGCTGCAGCAAGTGCCAGAAGTATCTTTTGGAGATGTGGGGTGAGGAGAGTTGA
- the LOC103444017 gene encoding uncharacterized protein, with amino-acid sequence MGFSNSQITLNCMICTFLFLIRTPSSSALISSSSSTSASPKPHDIQPQTPTAAIPPAAATQYRVFYIKNTPLFEMDKQDPIKKHRKMRHKRNMNKKTTKKDFKTAPFSVMLPKGFVPPSGSSPCHNAYPNSVAFFCDLAPTAAKP; translated from the coding sequence ATGGGTTTCAGTAACAGTCAAATCACCCTCAACTGCATGATCTGCACCTTCCTCTTCCTCATCCGCACCCCCTCCTCTTCCGCCCTcatctcctcctcctcatccacCTCCGCATCACCAAAACCCCACGACATCCAACCCCAAACCCCAACAGCCGCCATACCCCCGGCCGCCGCCACCCAATACCGAGTGTTCTACATCAAGAACACGCCGCTGTTTGAAATGGACAAACAAGATCCGATCAAGAAGCACAGAAAGATGAGGCACAAGAGGAACATGAATAAGAAGACGACCAAGAAAGACTTCAAAACGGCGCCGTTCTCGGTGATGCTGCCCAAGGGTTTCGTCCCGCCTTCCGGTTCGTCGCCTTGCCACAATGCGTACCCCAACTCCGTCGCTTTCTTCTGCGACCTCGCTCCCACTGCTGCAAAACCCTAA
- the LOC103434997 gene encoding uncharacterized protein, with translation MVNSSKLSSARTMYGAMAMATAVFAGIYVARAYIFRARKEEAQGPRLTRSMSIAFLHGGQLALQRLLEYHEARADKSAVEIAECELRTHLVEQRPDYKKLQSIVAKLEMSGKEAKAIEILEKAIAKAYNEGKNHEAYENEMLLVEMLIYKGDFEVALGRECLQHVEISDARRPLYKAIIYFMLKRNKDEIKECWKEFNALKELQRLPNDKESLEESQIHKLSTNYEEFEKVVNVLRNDIEGQARKNKK, from the exons ATGGTGAACTCTTCCAAACTTTCCAGTGCGAGAACTATGTATGGAGCAATGGCAATGGCAACCGCAGTCTTTGCCGGCATTTATGTTGCACGGGCTTACATATTTCGTGCTAGGAAAGAAGAGGCTCAAGGTCCTAGACTTACGAGGTCCATGTCCATCGCATTCCTCCATGGAGGGCAGCTGGCCTTGCAgagattgcttgaatatcaTGAAGCTAGAGCGGATAAATCAGCAGTGGAGATAGCTGAATGTGAGTTGAGGACTCACCTTGTGGAGCAACGCCCTGATTACAAGAAGCTGCAG TCGATTGTTGCGAAGCTTGAAATGAGTGGAAAAGAAGCCAAGGCAATTGAAATATTGGAGAAAGCAATAGCAAAGGCGTATAACGAAGGAAAAAACCATGAAGCATATGAAAATGAGATGCTACTGGTTGAAATGCTTATATACAAG GGTGATTTTGAGGTGGCGCTAGGCCGTGAATGCTTGCAGCATGTAGAGATTTCAGATGCAAGGCGTCCGCTGTACAAG GCTATTATTTACTTCATGTTAAAGCGCAACAAGGATGAAATTAAAGAATGCTGGAAAGAATTTAACGCTCTAAAAGAACTCCAACGTTTGCCTAATGATAAAGAAAGCTTGGAAGAAAGCCAAATTCATAAACTCAGTACAAATTATGAGGAGTTCGAGAAGGTCGTCAACGTACTCAGAAATGACATAGAGGGGCAAGcaaggaagaacaagaaataa